From a region of the Aerosakkonema funiforme FACHB-1375 genome:
- a CDS encoding cytochrome c oxidase subunit 3, with protein MQSSTVDPAKTALNYHHSAETAAASHHEGHPDHRVFGVIVFLVAEGMIFLGLFAAYLTFRAVAPTWPPEGTPERELLLPGINTLILISSSFVIHNADTAIKKNNVAGLRNWFIATAIMGIIFLFGQVYEYSHLEFGLRTNLYASTFYVLTGFHGLHVCFGVLLILGVLWRSLKKDHYSSESHFGVEAAEIYWHFVDIVWIILFLLLYIL; from the coding sequence ATGCAAAGTTCAACTGTCGATCCAGCTAAGACTGCCCTCAACTATCACCATAGTGCTGAGACTGCCGCAGCAAGCCATCACGAAGGCCATCCCGATCACCGCGTTTTCGGGGTGATTGTGTTCCTAGTTGCAGAAGGAATGATCTTTTTAGGCTTGTTTGCCGCCTACCTTACCTTTCGAGCTGTGGCACCGACATGGCCACCGGAAGGAACGCCAGAACGGGAGTTATTGCTGCCCGGAATTAACACCCTGATTTTGATCTCTAGCAGTTTTGTCATTCATAATGCCGATACAGCGATTAAGAAAAACAATGTGGCGGGTTTGCGAAATTGGTTTATCGCCACTGCCATTATGGGCATCATTTTCTTATTCGGTCAGGTTTATGAATACAGCCATCTCGAATTCGGTCTCAGAACAAATTTGTATGCCAGCACATTTTATGTTTTGACTGGCTTTCACGGTTTGCACGTTTGTTTTGGGGTGCTGCTAATTCTGGGCGTGTTGTGGCGATCGCTCAAAAAAGACCACTACAGCAGCGAAAGCCACTTTGGTGTAGAAGCAGCAGAAATTTACTGGCACTTTGTCGATATCGTGTGGATAATTCTCTTCCTGCTGCTTTATATTTTGTGA